One segment of Proteus appendicitidis DNA contains the following:
- a CDS encoding DUF3800 domain-containing protein, with product MSIFSIDESGYTGRDLLQKSQPWQGASAVKISHDDALYLIKQHFPKRKAPELKFSSLKKRDSYQKPIFTLQQELLANFPCVTCIADKRFILVQLFIEYAVEPFYYANGINLYENGGNVSMASMAYYVCKAYFGNDFENILLSFQNAMYEKTHAAVKTLIKSVKAVDWWLLPEVLGPLAQEHPDCIEAIINPSTSTDAAFIILQALISRTELMSEGPYGIEHDRSKNLLQYNDYLSMLIKCQIPAEFKMSEIASIRYPLKLKSVKQVDSKLSPAVQLCDVLIGSAISGVRDLLHGKPTPIYSPLKLYEGNQLIHFTPNIDFKEQKKFRNNGQGNEYIDFIADQFNKFGG from the coding sequence ATGAGTATATTTTCAATTGATGAGTCAGGCTACACTGGACGAGATCTTCTCCAAAAGTCACAGCCTTGGCAAGGAGCGAGCGCTGTAAAGATTAGTCATGATGATGCTCTTTACTTGATCAAACAACATTTTCCTAAACGCAAGGCCCCCGAATTAAAATTTAGTTCTCTTAAAAAGAGAGATAGTTATCAGAAACCAATTTTCACTTTGCAACAAGAGCTACTTGCTAACTTCCCATGTGTCACGTGTATTGCAGATAAACGTTTTATTTTGGTTCAATTGTTTATTGAGTATGCTGTAGAGCCTTTTTACTATGCTAATGGAATAAATTTATACGAAAATGGTGGGAATGTTTCCATGGCATCAATGGCTTACTATGTATGTAAAGCATATTTTGGCAATGATTTTGAAAATATTCTGTTATCCTTTCAAAATGCTATGTATGAAAAAACGCATGCTGCAGTAAAAACTCTTATTAAGAGTGTTAAGGCTGTGGATTGGTGGCTATTGCCAGAAGTGCTGGGACCGCTGGCTCAGGAACACCCGGATTGTATTGAAGCAATCATTAATCCAAGCACTTCCACTGATGCTGCATTTATTATCCTTCAAGCACTAATATCACGTACCGAACTAATGTCAGAAGGACCATATGGCATTGAGCATGACCGTTCTAAAAACCTTCTACAATATAATGATTACCTTTCCATGCTGATCAAATGTCAGATACCAGCTGAATTTAAAATGTCCGAAATTGCTAGTATCAGATACCCTTTAAAGTTGAAAAGTGTAAAGCAAGTTGACTCCAAATTGAGTCCCGCCGTTCAATTATGTGATGTTTTAATCGGTAGTGCAATATCAGGAGTGCGCGATCTATTACATGGCAAACCAACACCCATTTATTCTCCTTTAAAACTATATGAAGGTAACCAGCTAATCCATTTTACACCCAATATTGATTTTAAGGAGCAAAAAAAATTCAGGAATAACGGTCAAGGAAATGAATACATTGATTTTATTGCTGACCAATTTAATAAATTTGGTGGCTGA
- the tnpA gene encoding IS200/IS605 family transposase yields the protein MGIKAQSSAHTKWLCKYHIVFSPKYRRKVIFNKIRSSIGENLRDLCKYKGVEIIEGHLMPDHVHMLVSIPPKICVSSFMGYLKGKSSLMIFDRHANLKYKIGNRKFWAEGFYVTTVGLNEATIQKYIREQEKSDLISDKLSSKEYENPFKG from the coding sequence ATGGGCATTAAAGCACAAAGCTCAGCACATACAAAGTGGCTGTGTAAATACCATATCGTCTTTTCGCCGAAATATAGACGGAAAGTAATTTTTAATAAAATTCGTTCAAGTATAGGTGAGAACCTTCGAGACCTTTGTAAGTATAAAGGCGTGGAAATAATCGAAGGGCATCTTATGCCAGATCATGTTCATATGTTAGTGAGTATTCCACCGAAGATATGCGTATCAAGTTTCATGGGATATTTGAAAGGTAAAAGTTCGTTGATGATCTTTGATAGACATGCCAATCTCAAATATAAAATTGGCAACAGAAAGTTTTGGGCGGAAGGATTCTATGTCACAACAGTTGGACTCAATGAAGCCACAATTCAAAAGTATATCAGAGAGCAAGAAAAGTCGGATTTAATCTCGGATAAATTGAGTAGTAAAGAATATGAAAACCCCTTCAAGGGGTAA
- a CDS encoding YagU family protein yields MIDLFKLTKKSSRHIGIAIYVGIIAGIFSALVKSGFEDLIPPRTLETTPPPVVLLEKLGLNIDTMTYHWMGYSINWGGNGVHILFSIVIAVIYCVIAEYLPKVKLLHGICFGIGVSVFAHGLVVPLLGLSSWLWTAGYQALVSEFVGTAFWIWSIEAIRQNLRYCLTKEKDAE; encoded by the coding sequence ATGATTGATTTGTTTAAATTAACGAAAAAAAGTTCTAGGCATATTGGTATAGCAATATACGTTGGTATTATAGCGGGTATCTTTTCAGCTTTAGTAAAATCTGGTTTTGAAGACCTAATTCCACCGAGAACACTTGAAACGACACCACCTCCAGTCGTCTTATTAGAAAAGCTAGGATTAAATATAGATACTATGACTTATCATTGGATGGGGTATAGTATTAATTGGGGCGGTAATGGTGTTCATATATTATTCTCAATAGTTATCGCTGTGATATATTGTGTTATTGCTGAATACTTACCAAAGGTTAAATTATTACACGGTATTTGTTTTGGTATTGGTGTTTCTGTTTTTGCTCATGGCTTAGTTGTACCATTATTAGGGCTATCTAGCTGGCTTTGGACAGCAGGTTATCAAGCATTAGTTTCTGAGTTTGTCGGAACCGCTTTTTGGATCTGGTCAATTGAAGCGATTAGACAAAATTTGCGTTATTGTTTAACTAAAGAAAAAGATGCTGAGTAG
- a CDS encoding MmcQ/YjbR family DNA-binding protein, with the protein MQRSDLIEYIKNNYGSDPEYLWRKYPNYVVFRHSGNTKWFAAIIDVSADKLHSGDANTIIDVINVKIRPELVGSLRLKDGIFPGYHMNKEHWVSIKLNDGIDETELKSLIDESYRLTQ; encoded by the coding sequence ATGCAACGAAGTGATTTGATTGAGTATATCAAAAATAATTATGGTTCAGATCCGGAGTATCTATGGCGCAAATATCCAAATTATGTTGTATTTCGACATTCTGGGAATACTAAGTGGTTTGCCGCCATTATAGATGTTTCTGCTGATAAATTGCATTCTGGTGATGCTAATACGATTATTGATGTTATTAATGTTAAAATTCGCCCTGAATTGGTTGGCTCGCTCCGCTTAAAAGATGGGATATTTCCTGGCTATCACATGAATAAAGAGCACTGGGTTTCTATCAAGTTAAATGACGGCATTGATGAAACTGAACTTAAATCATTGATTGATGAGAGTTACAGATTAACACAGTGA
- a CDS encoding lysozyme, which produces MNLKQKVTAVVSAGVVSIALTVIGYFEGVRYEPYRDVAGILTVCYGHTGNDIIQGKTYTHQECDELLQKDFIRTQQQVDVLVKVPLDDKTKASLYSFAFNVGITAFARSTLLKKLNAGDQYGACEEIKRWVYAGGKVWRGLVSRREAESALCHGKL; this is translated from the coding sequence GTGAACCTAAAACAGAAAGTGACAGCAGTTGTAAGCGCCGGTGTGGTAAGTATTGCGCTAACAGTGATTGGTTACTTTGAGGGGGTACGTTATGAACCATACCGTGATGTTGCTGGAATTCTGACGGTTTGTTATGGACATACTGGGAACGACATTATTCAAGGCAAGACATACACACATCAAGAATGTGACGAGTTACTTCAGAAAGACTTTATCAGAACGCAACAACAAGTTGATGTTCTGGTTAAAGTTCCATTGGATGATAAAACAAAAGCTTCTCTATATTCCTTTGCCTTTAATGTTGGTATCACCGCTTTTGCACGTTCTACATTGCTAAAGAAATTAAACGCAGGTGATCAGTATGGCGCTTGTGAAGAAATTAAACGCTGGGTTTATGCAGGAGGAAAGGTTTGGCGAGGGCTTGTCAGTCGTCGAGAGGCGGAGTCAGCACTATGTCATGGAAAACTTTAA
- a CDS encoding colicin-like pore-forming protein yields METLRCHCDSGLGLQGNIIQNYSNENKKFSYPEKVELPNKVENKRIEALYPHQFNDAIIVFPRNSNLPPLYAYSGFPAIELKDKDPSPQQEKEFNDIKDSVKFTISFYEKVTQEFGKKAAQLSRELAEQSKGKTIRNVEDALRTYEKYGQNINNKINAKDRAAIIKALESIDAKQLASNLGKFSKGLGYTNHAINAVELLVEFKKAVKTGNWRPFFVKGTSIATGMAAVALTAFAFSLIIGGPVGILGYALIIATVGALIDDALVEKVSGAIGI; encoded by the coding sequence TTGGAAACTTTACGTTGTCATTGTGATAGTGGCCTTGGTTTACAAGGAAATATTATTCAAAATTACTCAAATGAAAATAAAAAATTCTCATATCCAGAAAAAGTAGAATTGCCTAATAAGGTAGAAAACAAAAGGATAGAAGCACTATATCCACATCAATTTAATGATGCAATCATTGTATTTCCTAGAAATTCAAACTTACCGCCTTTATATGCCTATTCGGGCTTTCCCGCAATTGAACTTAAGGATAAAGATCCGAGTCCTCAGCAGGAAAAAGAATTTAATGACATCAAAGATAGCGTGAAATTTACAATTTCATTTTACGAAAAAGTAACACAGGAATTTGGTAAAAAGGCAGCACAATTATCTAGAGAGTTAGCAGAACAATCTAAAGGAAAAACAATCAGAAATGTAGAAGATGCTTTACGTACATATGAGAAATATGGGCAGAATATTAATAATAAAATTAATGCCAAAGATCGAGCTGCTATTATAAAAGCATTAGAATCTATTGATGCAAAACAGTTAGCTTCAAACTTAGGTAAATTTAGTAAAGGGCTTGGATATACCAATCACGCGATTAATGCCGTGGAATTACTTGTTGAATTTAAAAAGGCGGTTAAAACGGGAAATTGGCGTCCATTTTTTGTTAAAGGCACTTCAATTGCTACAGGCATGGCTGCGGTGGCATTGACAGCTTTTGCCTTTAGTTTAATTATTGGTGGACCTGTTGGAATTTTAGGGTATGCCCTTATCATTGCAACAGTTGGTGCCTTGATTGACGACGCTTTGGTTGAAAAAGTCAGCGGTGCAATTGGTATTTAA
- a CDS encoding colicin E1 family microcin immunity protein has protein sequence MTKKYYINNMFWGYFMMLVMVYLNYNDHTIKGLLMLTLSIPSALFFPFSKMLIEKFALKYTTKKFWNTGLFINTPAKHGGVALYHLFCFIFSIPFSIIYLALYFTKNRITN, from the coding sequence ATGACTAAAAAATATTATATTAATAATATGTTCTGGGGCTATTTTATGATGTTAGTGATGGTTTATCTTAATTATAACGATCACACTATTAAAGGCTTATTAATGCTAACTTTAAGCATACCTAGTGCACTTTTTTTTCCTTTTTCCAAAATGCTTATCGAAAAATTCGCATTAAAATATACAACAAAAAAATTCTGGAATACTGGATTATTTATAAATACACCAGCTAAACATGGTGGAGTAGCTCTATACCACTTATTTTGTTTTATATTTTCAATTCCATTTAGCATCATATATCTAGCTTTATATTTCACAAAAAATAGGATAACCAATTAA
- the gltP gene encoding glutamate/aspartate:proton symporter GltP produces the protein MTANKTHKFKFGLGWQILTALILGIIVGAILHDNENKEWLIMNVLSPAGKIFIQLIKMIVVPIVISTLVVGIAGVGNTKQLGKLGFKTILYFEIITTIAIIVGISLANIFQPGVGIDMSTLSQVDISQYEKTTQQVESQSHGIMATILSLVPSNIFAAMSSGEMLPVIFFAVIFGMGLSSLPVEKREPLLIVLQTFSETMFRVTHMIMMYAPIGVFGLISVTVANFGFTSLIPLIKLVLLVHGAILFFAIVVLGLVAKYCGINIFTLIKILKDELILAYSTASSETVLPRIMDKMEKYGASKSVTSFVIPIGYSFNLDGSTLYQSIAAIFIAQLYGIDLSIWQEITLVVTLMITSKGIAGVPGVSFVVLLATLGSVGIPLEGLAFIAGIDRILDMARTALNVIGNALAALVIAKWEHQFDKNKSKDYEATFKS, from the coding sequence ATGACAGCAAATAAAACTCACAAATTTAAATTTGGCCTTGGTTGGCAAATTCTAACTGCGCTCATTTTAGGGATTATTGTTGGTGCAATTTTGCACGATAATGAAAACAAAGAATGGTTAATTATGAATGTTTTATCTCCTGCGGGTAAAATATTTATTCAGTTAATCAAAATGATAGTTGTACCAATTGTTATTTCAACATTGGTAGTCGGAATAGCGGGGGTAGGGAATACTAAACAACTAGGTAAGCTAGGGTTTAAAACTATCCTCTATTTTGAAATTATCACGACAATAGCGATTATCGTTGGAATAAGCCTAGCGAATATATTCCAACCTGGCGTAGGAATTGATATGTCAACACTTAGCCAAGTTGATATATCTCAGTATGAAAAAACTACCCAACAAGTGGAAAGTCAGTCACATGGTATAATGGCGACGATATTATCGCTTGTTCCATCTAATATCTTTGCTGCTATGTCAAGCGGTGAAATGTTGCCAGTAATTTTCTTTGCCGTTATTTTTGGTATGGGATTATCTTCCTTACCAGTGGAAAAAAGAGAACCGTTATTAATTGTGTTACAAACATTTTCAGAAACGATGTTCCGAGTAACACATATGATTATGATGTATGCACCTATCGGTGTATTCGGGCTTATTTCTGTCACTGTTGCAAATTTTGGGTTCACCTCTTTGATCCCACTTATTAAATTGGTGTTACTGGTTCATGGTGCCATCTTGTTTTTTGCAATTGTTGTACTAGGATTGGTTGCAAAATATTGTGGTATTAACATTTTTACGTTAATCAAAATCTTAAAAGATGAATTAATACTGGCTTATTCGACAGCAAGTTCTGAAACAGTCTTACCAAGAATTATGGATAAGATGGAGAAATATGGTGCTTCCAAATCAGTGACGAGCTTTGTTATTCCAATTGGCTATTCATTTAATCTCGATGGCTCTACACTCTATCAAAGTATTGCTGCCATCTTTATTGCTCAGTTGTATGGTATTGATCTCAGTATCTGGCAAGAAATTACCCTTGTAGTGACGCTAATGATCACATCTAAAGGGATTGCAGGAGTGCCAGGTGTCTCGTTTGTTGTGTTATTGGCGACATTAGGAAGCGTAGGTATTCCGCTAGAAGGGTTGGCTTTTATTGCTGGAATAGACCGAATATTAGATATGGCAAGAACAGCATTAAATGTAATTGGTAATGCACTCGCTGCTTTAGTCATTGCTAAATGGGAGCATCAATTTGATAAGAATAAATCTAAAGATTATGAAGCAACTTTTAAAAGTTAG
- a CDS encoding autotransporter outer membrane beta-barrel domain-containing protein — MLLNKHFSKNIITISILSFLASSVYAKESSIRGVLLSNKEIISNSTYSDTTNLYIDKSHEIQNITLENEAILRMYGDSLAIGTIVKDDANISMYASGTKETATPTIKDTIVTGTSNIDMSAGSSSIGKLFIDKNAELYIDNINDKSTDVSKNDPAPSAKIFIENLTLAGKTYILPSWNEDYGDDGDAPKPEKPGPELITHINNLEMQSGSQLEMDHYISGMQFNRLELKTLTGEGTFILSSSLANGLSDNIYISDHATGHFGLKINDSGEEISDPKNTQLVYVNSGDADFNLLNKDGNVEVGVWKYKLNSKTNDGHTEWYLVGGKAGEPDTSKQPDISKQPDTSKQPDVSQPILSNSAQAVINMASAPQNILSIETSTLRQRIGFLRENNNDLGVWIRYLNDNSHLNDKGYSQFHSNLNGMQIGIDKKIAINNDQLLFGLITSYTKSKIKSDNINNGDINSYSGGVYLTWLNHSGFYVDSLFKMNHLHNEINTNMNEGRRVKGNYNQSAITTSTEIGYPIAFSNALTLTPYNQILYSNISKSHYMLDNGMKANIHNADSLKGELGTILESNLLISNHSVKPYIKAAISREFIKSNEIEINNVSFDSHYSGNTGKYGVGLTTNIGNDALFYTEINYQNGNKVETPIYATAGFRMSF, encoded by the coding sequence ATGCTACTGAATAAACATTTTAGTAAGAATATTATTACTATAAGTATATTATCTTTCTTAGCCAGTTCAGTTTATGCCAAAGAAAGTAGTATACGGGGCGTTCTCCTCTCTAATAAGGAAATTATCTCTAATTCAACTTATAGTGATACAACAAACCTTTATATAGATAAAAGCCACGAAATACAAAATATTACTCTGGAAAACGAAGCAATATTAAGAATGTATGGTGATAGCCTAGCGATAGGTACTATCGTTAAAGATGATGCTAATATTAGTATGTATGCATCTGGTACAAAAGAAACAGCGACTCCCACTATTAAAGATACTATAGTAACAGGCACCAGTAATATTGATATGAGCGCAGGTTCATCATCTATAGGTAAGCTATTTATAGATAAAAATGCTGAATTATATATTGATAACATTAATGATAAATCTACTGATGTATCTAAAAATGATCCTGCTCCTTCAGCTAAAATATTTATAGAAAACTTAACACTAGCAGGTAAAACATATATTTTACCCTCATGGAACGAAGATTATGGTGATGATGGTGATGCCCCTAAACCCGAAAAACCAGGCCCAGAATTAATCACTCATATTAACAATTTAGAGATGCAATCTGGTAGCCAATTGGAAATGGATCATTATATTTCTGGCATGCAATTTAATCGACTTGAATTAAAAACGCTCACCGGCGAAGGTACTTTTATTTTAAGTAGCAGCTTAGCCAATGGTTTAAGCGATAATATTTATATTTCAGATCATGCAACTGGGCATTTTGGATTAAAAATAAATGATAGCGGAGAAGAAATTTCTGATCCTAAAAATACTCAATTAGTTTATGTAAATAGTGGTGACGCTGATTTTAACTTATTAAATAAAGACGGTAATGTTGAAGTTGGTGTTTGGAAATATAAACTAAATAGCAAAACTAATGATGGTCATACAGAGTGGTATCTTGTGGGCGGAAAAGCTGGCGAGCCTGATACTTCTAAACAGCCTGATATTTCTAAACAGCCTGATACCTCTAAACAGCCCGATGTTAGCCAGCCTATATTAAGCAATAGTGCTCAAGCCGTTATTAATATGGCCTCAGCACCGCAGAACATATTAAGCATTGAAACGAGTACTTTACGCCAAAGAATAGGTTTCTTACGTGAAAATAATAATGATCTGGGAGTGTGGATTCGCTATTTAAATGATAACTCTCATTTAAACGATAAAGGTTATAGTCAATTCCATTCAAATTTAAATGGAATGCAAATTGGTATAGATAAGAAAATAGCTATAAATAATGATCAACTGCTATTTGGTTTAATAACTTCTTACACTAAGAGTAAAATAAAATCTGACAATATTAATAATGGTGATATTAATAGCTATAGCGGTGGTGTTTATTTAACTTGGCTTAATCATTCTGGTTTTTATGTAGACTCTTTATTTAAGATGAATCATCTTCATAACGAAATCAATACTAATATGAATGAAGGTAGAAGAGTTAAAGGAAATTACAATCAAAGTGCGATTACAACATCAACAGAAATAGGCTATCCTATTGCGTTTTCAAATGCATTGACACTTACACCATACAACCAGATCCTTTATTCTAATATTAGTAAGTCGCATTATATGTTAGATAATGGCATGAAAGCAAATATCCACAATGCTGATAGCTTAAAAGGTGAATTAGGAACCATATTAGAAAGTAATTTATTAATTTCGAACCACAGTGTTAAGCCTTACATAAAAGCAGCAATATCTCGTGAATTCATTAAAAGTAATGAAATAGAAATTAATAACGTATCCTTTGATAGTCATTATTCAGGGAATACTGGTAAATACGGCGTTGGTTTAACAACTAATATAGGTAATGATGCTCTTTTCTATACTGAAATAAATTATCAAAATGGTAATAAAGTAGAAACTCCAATATATGCAACAGCAGGATTTAGAATGAGCTTTTAA
- a CDS encoding immunity protein Imm33 domain-containing protein yields MNKNNKLLFSEQQKIMCEKYGVIPQKPEEMVAIALDNLKGNPIYGTRIKRLEGGTISWFFYCEEYCATDDFYQPLHTEHLEELLPEVINYLYLPEGYNFIIDRDGYEDVWFEEINE; encoded by the coding sequence ATGAATAAAAACAATAAATTATTGTTTTCTGAACAACAGAAAATAATGTGTGAAAAGTATGGGGTGATACCTCAAAAGCCAGAAGAAATGGTAGCGATTGCTTTAGATAACCTAAAGGGTAATCCTATTTATGGCACACGCATAAAGCGCTTAGAAGGCGGTACGATAAGCTGGTTTTTCTATTGTGAGGAATATTGCGCAACAGATGACTTTTATCAACCATTGCATACAGAACATTTGGAAGAACTATTACCTGAAGTAATAAATTATCTTTATCTACCAGAAGGATATAATTTTATTATTGACAGAGACGGATATGAAGATGTTTGGTTTGAAGAAATAAATGAATAA
- a CDS encoding DUF465 domain-containing protein produces MFPEYRDLISKLRQTDPHFRALFEQHNELDHKIVRLEHKDRRGYGEEVVELKKQKLKLKEEIHQILKNPPEEE; encoded by the coding sequence ATGTTTCCAGAATATCGTGATTTAATTTCAAAACTTCGTCAGACTGATCCCCATTTTCGCGCTCTTTTTGAACAACATAATGAACTTGACCATAAAATTGTTAGATTAGAACATAAAGATAGAAGAGGGTATGGTGAAGAAGTTGTTGAGCTAAAAAAACAAAAATTAAAACTGAAAGAGGAAATTCATCAGATCCTCAAAAATCCACCAGAAGAAGAGTGA
- a CDS encoding putative Se/S carrier-like protein — translation MAHNYLFLFHAQYAVKKLQQQLQQDNFSAKIIDAPRKISSECELAISIYFSDDEIYKQYINDNVRAVYKINSNHFDVLWKDEF, via the coding sequence ATGGCGCATAACTATTTATTTCTTTTTCATGCGCAATACGCTGTAAAAAAACTTCAGCAGCAACTCCAACAAGATAATTTTTCCGCAAAAATTATTGATGCTCCACGAAAAATATCATCAGAATGTGAGTTAGCTATATCCATTTATTTTTCTGACGATGAGATTTATAAACAGTATATTAATGATAACGTTAGAGCTGTTTATAAAATAAATTCAAACCATTTTGATGTACTTTGGAAAGATGAGTTTTAA
- the yedE gene encoding YedE family putative selenium transporter: MSIKWVLILSGFIIGTLALLLGINGNPPNMGVCVACFIRDSAGSMGLHHTETVQYLRPEIFGFILGSFIAALIFKEFQSKAGSAPIIRFTLGFLMMAGCLVFLGCPLRMVLRIGAGDLNAVIGLVGLIIGIGIGSLFVKKGFSLPRNYNQSPIEGFILPTICIFLFALFLWNSDIFNASVKGPGASHAPVWMSIIAGLIIGFIIQRTRFCFIGMAKHVFLSRNYNMAFGVIALTLVVFLGNLYLGKFNLGFENQPIAHSDGLWNFLSMALVGLCGVLITGCPLRQLANAGQGNSDAAVSVMGMLVGAAFAHNFSYASSPAGVTDNGKLVIIIGLVFAVIVAAIYTYVANKAKDNGISKNGA; this comes from the coding sequence ATGTCTATAAAATGGGTTTTAATCCTATCTGGATTTATTATTGGTACTCTTGCGTTACTCCTTGGTATTAACGGAAATCCACCTAATATGGGGGTTTGTGTAGCCTGCTTTATTCGTGATAGCGCCGGAAGTATGGGCTTACATCACACTGAAACAGTGCAATATCTTCGCCCTGAAATATTCGGCTTTATTCTTGGTTCTTTTATTGCCGCACTTATCTTCAAAGAATTTCAATCGAAAGCAGGCTCTGCTCCTATTATTCGTTTTACGCTAGGTTTTCTAATGATGGCTGGCTGCTTAGTTTTTTTAGGTTGTCCATTAAGAATGGTACTTCGTATCGGAGCGGGTGATTTAAATGCTGTTATAGGATTAGTTGGATTAATAATAGGAATTGGTATAGGTAGTTTATTTGTCAAAAAAGGATTTTCTCTTCCAAGAAATTATAACCAATCACCTATAGAAGGTTTTATTTTACCTACTATATGTATATTCCTATTTGCTTTATTCTTATGGAATAGTGATATATTCAATGCCAGTGTAAAAGGTCCTGGAGCGAGTCATGCGCCAGTGTGGATGTCTATCATCGCAGGGCTTATTATTGGTTTTATTATTCAACGCACAAGATTCTGCTTTATTGGAATGGCCAAACATGTATTTTTATCGCGTAATTATAATATGGCGTTTGGTGTAATCGCATTAACACTCGTTGTTTTTTTAGGTAATCTCTATTTAGGCAAGTTTAATCTTGGTTTTGAAAATCAACCAATAGCTCACAGCGATGGACTATGGAATTTTCTCTCTATGGCACTTGTAGGCTTATGCGGTGTACTCATTACAGGTTGCCCATTACGACAACTAGCTAATGCTGGCCAAGGTAATTCAGATGCGGCTGTAAGCGTTATGGGTATGTTAGTGGGAGCTGCATTTGCTCATAACTTCTCTTATGCTTCAAGCCCTGCTGGAGTTACAGATAATGGGAAACTAGTTATTATTATTGGTTTAGTGTTTGCTGTCATTGTTGCTGCTATTTACACCTATGTTGCAAATAAAGCAAAAGATAATGGGATCAGTAAAAATGGCGCATAA
- a CDS encoding DUF5339 domain-containing protein: MKKLILALGLLSISSIAVSADLSKACEDYFKETDSYVELMEKNDATKAQAEAMKAQYTQAKEQFAALPKDVQESTCKQALDSLEQMKKMSAGQ; the protein is encoded by the coding sequence ATGAAAAAGCTTATTTTAGCATTGGGTTTATTATCAATTTCTTCTATCGCTGTTTCTGCTGATTTATCTAAAGCATGCGAAGACTATTTTAAAGAAACTGACTCTTATGTTGAGTTAATGGAAAAAAATGATGCAACCAAAGCTCAAGCAGAAGCGATGAAAGCACAATATACTCAAGCTAAAGAACAATTTGCAGCATTACCTAAAGATGTTCAGGAAAGTACTTGTAAACAAGCTTTAGATTCTTTAGAGCAAATGAAAAAAATGTCAGCAGGTCAATAA
- a CDS encoding dihydrofolate reductase family protein, producing MNIVVYIATSLDGYIADKQGNIDWLTSIENPENLDFGFADFLSEIDVIVMGRTTFETIMGFDIEWPYVQPVFVLSNTIKELPESLPSNVKILSGNVSEIIKRLKDDGYNRVYIDGGKTVQGFINEGFVDELIITRIPILLGEGIPLFIPNDKKIEFTHHKTEIYLDSFVKSHYKK from the coding sequence ATGAACATAGTAGTTTATATCGCAACAAGTTTAGATGGTTATATTGCTGATAAACAAGGTAATATTGATTGGCTTACCAGTATTGAAAACCCTGAAAATTTAGACTTTGGTTTTGCCGACTTTCTTAGTGAAATAGATGTGATTGTTATGGGAAGAACAACTTTTGAAACAATAATGGGTTTCGATATTGAATGGCCCTATGTACAGCCTGTTTTTGTATTAAGTAATACTATTAAAGAATTACCAGAGTCATTACCTAGTAATGTAAAAATTTTATCAGGAAATGTGAGTGAAATAATAAAAAGACTCAAAGATGATGGTTATAATAGAGTGTATATTGATGGTGGAAAAACTGTGCAAGGCTTTATTAATGAAGGTTTTGTTGATGAACTCATAATAACTAGAATACCTATTTTATTAGGTGAGGGCATACCGTTATTTATTCCAAATGATAAAAAAATAGAGTTTACTCATCATAAAACAGAAATATATTTAGACTCTTTTGTTAAATCACACTATAAAAAATAA